A genome region from Streptomyces antimycoticus includes the following:
- a CDS encoding GMC oxidoreductase, which translates to MFHNYLDDPDDRRRLREGVRLCMRIAREQRLTSLLQSDLRGAADAGLAPRSDSDQDIDEFIRTQSFSFYHPSGTCMMGKVVDHELRVRGLENVRVADTSIMPTLVTGNTNAPRS; encoded by the coding sequence ATCTTCCACAACTACCTCGACGACCCCGACGACCGCCGACGGCTGCGCGAGGGTGTCCGGCTGTGCATGCGCATCGCCCGTGAGCAGCGGCTGACGTCCTTGCTGCAGTCGGACCTGCGCGGGGCCGCCGATGCCGGACTGGCCCCGCGGTCGGACAGCGACCAGGACATCGACGAGTTCATCCGCACGCAGTCGTTCTCCTTCTACCACCCGTCGGGCACCTGCATGATGGGCAAGGTCGTCGACCACGAACTCCGCGTGCGCGGGCTGGAGAACGTCCGCGTGGCGGACACGTCGATCATGCCGACCCTCGTCACCGGGAACACCAACGCCCCGCGATCATGA
- a CDS encoding DeoR/GlpR family DNA-binding transcription regulator, producing MKVVRDSGRATVQELAELTGASEMTIRRDLDTLAAQGVLERVRGGARTLLLRGEGPPFALRAHEAVEAKRRIAAEICALLVDGESVLLDSGTTCLEVARLLRERPVTVMPLSLQAIHLLAETPDPATLVVPGGQPRAAEGALTGPLTLASLAALRFDTAVIGCCGLTAADGLTAYDLDDAAVKKAGIASARRVIAAADGSKLGHTAYAHVGPAALVHTLVTDTTAAAEEVTALEAGGTVVRTV from the coding sequence ATGAAGGTCGTCAGGGACTCCGGAAGGGCCACGGTCCAGGAACTGGCCGAGCTGACCGGCGCCTCCGAGATGACCATCCGGCGCGACCTCGACACCCTCGCCGCCCAGGGCGTCCTCGAACGCGTCCGCGGCGGGGCCCGCACCCTGCTGCTCCGGGGCGAGGGGCCCCCCTTCGCGCTGCGCGCCCACGAGGCGGTCGAGGCCAAACGCCGCATCGCCGCCGAGATCTGCGCACTCCTCGTGGACGGCGAGAGCGTCCTGCTGGACAGCGGCACCACCTGCCTGGAGGTCGCCCGCCTCCTGCGCGAACGGCCCGTCACCGTGATGCCCCTGTCCCTGCAGGCCATCCACCTGCTCGCCGAGACACCCGACCCCGCCACCCTGGTCGTGCCCGGCGGACAGCCCCGCGCCGCCGAGGGAGCCCTCACCGGGCCCCTCACCCTCGCCTCCCTGGCCGCCCTGCGCTTCGATACCGCGGTCATCGGCTGCTGCGGGCTGACCGCGGCCGACGGCCTGACCGCCTACGACCTCGACGACGCCGCGGTGAAGAAGGCGGGCATCGCCTCCGCCCGCCGCGTCATCGCCGCCGCCGACGGCAGCAAACTCGGCCACACCGCCTACGCCCACGTCGGCCCCGCCGCCCTCGTGCACACCCTCGTCACGGACACCACCGCGGCCGCCGAGGAAGTCACCGCGCTCGAAGCCGGCGGCACCGTCGTCCGGACCGTGTGA
- a CDS encoding LLM class flavin-dependent oxidoreductase has protein sequence MSESPAPPVRGPVGVMLPLDLPVGEVLPYVRRAEELGFDQVWVVEDLGWRGGVAQAATVLAATKNLTVGIGIMPAGARNVAFAAMELATLAQLHPGRLIAGIGHGMPGWMRQVGSWPESPLTLIKEYARALRLLIAGEPGPENGRYVRCEGVVLTEIPDIVPPVILGVRGPKSQAVAGEVADGLLLAEPAAPAYITASLRNLGASANPRETVVYDAAAVDDDEEAALSRVRAALESVGEPQWAAHIDPLPFAEELHAHRAASPDARHFARTMPADWVRQLSIAGTPAQARAAIDARHAAGATSVVLAPAGPDALAALDSLARALPDRH, from the coding sequence ATGTCCGAGTCACCCGCACCCCCCGTCCGCGGCCCTGTCGGTGTGATGCTGCCGCTCGATCTCCCCGTCGGCGAGGTGCTGCCCTATGTCCGGCGCGCCGAGGAGCTGGGGTTCGACCAGGTCTGGGTGGTGGAGGACCTCGGCTGGCGCGGCGGTGTCGCCCAGGCCGCCACCGTCCTGGCCGCCACCAAGAACCTCACCGTCGGGATCGGGATCATGCCCGCCGGCGCCCGCAACGTGGCCTTCGCCGCGATGGAACTGGCCACCCTCGCCCAGCTCCACCCCGGCCGGCTCATCGCGGGGATCGGCCACGGCATGCCCGGCTGGATGCGCCAGGTCGGGTCCTGGCCCGAAAGCCCTCTGACGCTGATCAAGGAGTACGCGAGGGCGCTGCGCCTGCTCATCGCAGGTGAGCCCGGTCCCGAGAACGGCCGGTACGTCCGCTGCGAAGGCGTGGTCCTCACCGAGATCCCGGACATCGTCCCCCCGGTGATCCTTGGTGTCCGCGGCCCCAAGTCGCAGGCAGTCGCGGGCGAGGTCGCCGACGGGCTCCTGCTGGCCGAGCCCGCCGCACCCGCGTACATCACCGCCTCCCTGCGCAACCTGGGCGCCTCCGCGAACCCTCGGGAGACCGTCGTCTACGACGCCGCAGCCGTGGACGACGACGAGGAAGCCGCCCTGAGCCGTGTCCGCGCCGCCCTGGAGTCGGTCGGCGAGCCGCAGTGGGCCGCGCACATCGACCCCCTGCCCTTCGCCGAGGAACTGCACGCACACCGCGCCGCCAGCCCCGACGCCCGGCACTTCGCCCGGACGATGCCCGCCGACTGGGTCCGTCAGCTGAGCATCGCCGGCACCCCCGCCCAAGCCCGCGCGGCGATCGACGCCCGCCACGCCGCCGGGGCGACCAGCGTCGTGCTCGCCCCGGCGGGCCCCGACGCCCTGGCCGCCCTCGACTCCCTCGCCCGCGCACTGCCCGACCGGCACTGA
- a CDS encoding transposase: MLPGPLHEIQTQIRLDQQTEQGQHSYAIRVGIEATLSQNVRAHGLRRSRYRGLARGHVQHVLTAMARKVARVADWISVLIINRPLEQ; this comes from the coding sequence GTGCTGCCCGGGCCGCTGCATGAGATCCAGACGCAAATCCGGCTCGACCAGCAGACCGAGCAAGGGCAACACAGCTACGCGATCCGCGTCGGCATCGAGGCCACCCTCTCGCAGAACGTCCGGGCCCACGGGCTGCGACGTTCCCGTTACCGGGGCCTGGCCCGCGGTCACGTCCAGCACGTCCTCACCGCGATGGCCCGCAAAGTCGCTCGCGTCGCCGACTGGATATCTGTGCTCATCATCAACCGCCCCCTTGAACAGTGA